The following are encoded together in the Adhaeribacter arboris genome:
- a CDS encoding four helix bundle protein — protein MVTIYKATKNFPREELYGLTSQMRRSSASNPTDIVEGCGKFTSADFANFCRLL, from the coding sequence GTGGTAACTATTTACAAAGCAACCAAAAACTTTCCAAGGGAAGAACTATATGGTTTAACTAGTCAAATGCGTCGATCATCTGCCTCTAATCCAACCGATATTGTGGAAGGTTGTGGTAAATTTACAAGCGCTGATTTTGCTAATTTTTGCAGATTGCTTTAG
- the argC gene encoding N-acetyl-gamma-glutamyl-phosphate reductase, with translation MNNQKIRVGIVGAAGYTGGELLRLLLHHPNTSITFAHSNSSGGKPIHEVHTDLAGETDLNFSTDMDGEMDVLFLCLGHGDSQKFLSQNSFPEQIKIIDLSQDFRVNPEFEDRTFIYGLPELGSDKIKEAKHIANPGCFATAMQLALLPLAEAGLLRSDIHISGITGSTGAGQSFSETSHFSWRDSNISAYKVLNHQHLKEMRRTLGILQNNSLVPRINFVPYRGNFTRGILCTTYLTCNWTLEEAYENYRRFYQNAAFTHVIDKNPHLKQVVNTNKCLLYLEKHEDQLVIISLIDNLLKGASGQAVQNMNLLFGLPETTGLLLKPSGF, from the coding sequence ATGAACAATCAGAAAATACGGGTAGGTATTGTAGGCGCGGCTGGTTACACTGGTGGTGAATTACTGCGTTTGCTCCTTCACCATCCAAATACTTCCATTACTTTCGCCCATAGTAATAGCAGTGGCGGTAAACCTATTCACGAAGTGCACACTGATTTAGCCGGAGAAACTGATTTAAATTTCAGCACGGATATGGATGGTGAAATGGATGTGCTCTTTCTATGTTTGGGGCACGGAGATTCGCAAAAGTTTTTATCTCAGAATTCCTTTCCGGAGCAGATTAAGATTATTGATTTAAGCCAGGACTTTCGAGTAAATCCTGAATTTGAAGATCGTACTTTTATTTATGGCTTACCCGAATTAGGGTCGGATAAAATAAAGGAAGCCAAGCACATTGCTAACCCTGGCTGTTTTGCTACGGCTATGCAATTGGCTTTATTGCCTTTAGCGGAAGCCGGTTTATTACGTTCAGATATTCATATCAGCGGTATTACCGGTTCTACCGGGGCAGGCCAGAGCTTTTCTGAAACCAGCCATTTTAGTTGGCGTGATAGCAATATTTCGGCTTACAAGGTACTAAATCATCAGCACTTAAAAGAAATGCGCCGGACTTTGGGTATTCTACAAAATAATTCCCTTGTTCCGCGGATAAATTTTGTGCCTTATCGCGGCAACTTTACCCGTGGTATCTTGTGTACTACCTATCTCACCTGCAATTGGACCTTGGAAGAAGCCTACGAGAATTACAGACGTTTTTACCAGAACGCAGCTTTCACGCATGTAATCGATAAAAATCCGCATTTGAAACAAGTAGTAAATACCAATAAATGTCTGCTTTACCTCGAAAAGCACGAAGATCAATTAGTCATCATTAGCCTGATTGATAACCTGTTGAAGGGTGCTTCCGGCCAAGCGGTGCAAAACATGAATCTGCTGTTTGGGTTACCAGAAACTACCGGTTTACTCTTAAAACCATCTGGGTTTTAA
- a CDS encoding argininosuccinate synthase, whose amino-acid sequence MKKVVLAFSGGLDTSYCVKYLAETLNLEIHAAIVNTGGFNEAELKEIERRAYALGVESFVVLDETDNYYESCIKYLIFGNVLKNNTYPLSVSAERVSQAVAIAGYCKQVGADYVAHGSTGAGNDQVRFDMIFNILIPGVQILTPIRDNKLSRQEEIDYLKSNGVEMNFEKAKYSINKGLWGTSVGGAETLTSYGYLPEEAWPTQVTKQDPEEVTLTFVNGELKGINNEVFENSVLAIQKLAEIAAPFGIGRDIHVGDTIIGIKGRVGFEAAAPILIIKAHHALEKHVLTKWQLYWKDQLAVWYGNLLHEGQFLDPVMRNIEKFLADTQSTATGKVTVFLAPYRYHVIGISSEHDLMSAKFGSYGEMNNAWTGEDVKGFSKIFGNQTMIHHKVNSL is encoded by the coding sequence ATGAAAAAAGTAGTTTTAGCTTTCAGCGGCGGTTTAGATACCTCCTATTGCGTAAAATATTTAGCCGAGACCCTGAATCTGGAGATACACGCCGCCATTGTAAATACGGGTGGCTTTAACGAAGCAGAATTAAAGGAAATTGAAAGAAGAGCCTATGCCTTAGGCGTTGAATCATTTGTGGTACTCGACGAAACCGATAATTATTACGAGTCTTGCATTAAATACCTGATTTTTGGGAATGTATTAAAAAATAACACCTATCCTTTATCGGTTAGTGCGGAGCGGGTATCGCAGGCCGTGGCTATTGCTGGTTATTGCAAGCAAGTAGGTGCCGATTACGTGGCGCACGGCAGTACTGGGGCAGGCAACGACCAGGTTCGTTTCGATATGATTTTTAATATTTTAATTCCGGGTGTTCAAATTTTAACCCCCATCCGGGATAATAAACTTTCGCGTCAGGAAGAAATCGATTATCTGAAAAGTAATGGCGTAGAGATGAATTTCGAAAAAGCTAAATACTCGATTAATAAAGGTTTATGGGGTACTTCGGTGGGAGGAGCAGAAACGTTAACTTCTTACGGTTATTTACCCGAAGAAGCCTGGCCTACCCAGGTAACCAAGCAAGATCCGGAAGAGGTAACTCTTACTTTTGTGAACGGCGAATTAAAAGGTATAAACAACGAGGTTTTTGAAAATTCGGTACTGGCTATTCAGAAATTAGCCGAAATAGCGGCTCCTTTTGGTATTGGCCGCGACATTCACGTGGGCGATACCATCATTGGTATTAAAGGCCGGGTCGGTTTTGAAGCGGCGGCTCCTATTTTAATCATTAAAGCGCACCATGCTTTAGAAAAACACGTGCTTACCAAATGGCAATTGTACTGGAAAGATCAGCTAGCGGTGTGGTACGGTAATTTACTGCACGAAGGGCAGTTCCTGGACCCAGTAATGCGAAATATTGAAAAATTTCTGGCGGATACCCAAAGTACCGCAACGGGTAAAGTAACCGTGTTTTTAGCGCCGTACCGCTACCACGTAATTGGCATATCTTCGGAGCATGACTTAATGTCGGCTAAATTTGGTTCATACGGCGAAATGAACAATGCTTGGACCGGTGAAGATGTAAAAGGTTTCTCTAAAATATTTGGTAACCAAACCATGATTCATCATAAAGTAAACAGTCTTTAA
- a CDS encoding GNAT family N-acetyltransferase: MIEDKKTDVPQVNNLSGPDDQFIIKVATAEDTVWAQTICDEMEASAKSRGTGIAKRSPEYIKLKILEGKAVVALSKDGEWAGFCYIETWGHGEYVANSGLIVAPQFRKEGLAKRIKQEVFALSRRKYPEAKIFGLTTGLAVMKINSDLGYRPVTYSELTDDEEFWKGCRSCVNFEILTMKERKNCLCTAMLYDPAQEKERKPKNLLSDIEDSSTDI, translated from the coding sequence ATGATTGAAGATAAAAAAACTGATGTCCCTCAGGTTAATAATCTTTCTGGGCCAGACGATCAGTTTATAATAAAAGTAGCCACCGCCGAAGATACCGTTTGGGCCCAAACTATCTGCGACGAAATGGAGGCTTCGGCTAAATCACGGGGCACCGGTATTGCCAAACGATCTCCCGAATACATCAAACTAAAAATATTGGAAGGAAAAGCCGTTGTTGCACTCAGCAAAGATGGGGAGTGGGCAGGCTTTTGTTATATTGAAACCTGGGGACACGGCGAATACGTGGCTAATTCCGGTTTAATTGTAGCTCCCCAATTTCGGAAAGAAGGTTTAGCCAAAAGGATCAAGCAAGAAGTTTTTGCCCTTTCCCGTCGGAAATACCCGGAAGCTAAAATATTTGGCTTGACAACCGGTTTGGCGGTAATGAAAATAAATTCGGACCTGGGTTACCGGCCGGTTACCTATTCCGAACTAACCGATGACGAAGAATTCTGGAAAGGTTGCCGCAGTTGCGTAAATTTTGAAATTTTAACGATGAAGGAGCGTAAAAACTGTTTGTGCACCGCTATGCTTTACGATCCGGCGCAGGAAAAAGAACGCAAGCCGAAAAATTTACTCAGCGATATAGAAGACTCCTCAACGGATATTTAA
- a CDS encoding prephenate dehydrogenase: protein MKLCIIGIGLLGGSFALGLKEILPDLTVVGVDNNPEHAQKAIELKIVEQILSMDIAVAESNLIVLATPVNAIISLLPRVLDLVSTSAVVIDLGSTKELICAAVQNHPKRNQFVAVHPIAGTEYSGPEAAFTTLLKEKTMIICEQEKSHPTAVTLIEDLCRKLEMRISYMDAASHDLHLAYVSHLSHISSFALGITVLEKEKNEQNIFDMAGSGFSSTVRLAKSSPDMWAPIFTQNGKNISEALSSYIEILKHFKNTIDNQDEKSSYALMQEANEIRRILQGIK, encoded by the coding sequence ATGAAACTTTGTATTATAGGAATTGGCTTACTCGGGGGGTCGTTTGCTTTAGGTTTAAAAGAAATCTTACCTGATTTAACGGTAGTAGGAGTAGATAATAATCCGGAGCACGCGCAAAAAGCCATTGAACTTAAAATTGTAGAGCAAATTTTATCAATGGATATAGCCGTGGCGGAATCAAACTTAATTGTTTTAGCCACGCCGGTAAATGCCATTATATCTTTGCTGCCTCGGGTTTTGGATTTGGTATCCACCTCCGCGGTGGTGATTGATTTGGGTTCGACTAAAGAACTGATTTGCGCGGCGGTGCAGAACCATCCGAAAAGAAATCAATTTGTGGCAGTACATCCCATTGCGGGTACCGAATATTCAGGACCGGAAGCGGCTTTTACTACTTTGCTTAAAGAAAAAACCATGATTATCTGCGAGCAGGAAAAAAGCCATCCTACCGCTGTAACCTTAATAGAAGATTTGTGCCGGAAATTGGAAATGCGTATTAGTTACATGGATGCTGCTTCGCATGATTTGCACTTAGCGTACGTTTCGCATCTCAGCCACATTAGTTCTTTTGCGCTTGGAATTACGGTATTGGAAAAAGAGAAAAATGAACAAAATATTTTTGATATGGCAGGCAGTGGTTTTTCCTCCACGGTACGATTGGCAAAAAGTTCGCCGGATATGTGGGCGCCCATTTTTACCCAAAACGGCAAAAACATTTCCGAAGCTCTGAGTAGTTATATCGAAATACTAAAGCATTTTAAAAATACTATTGACAACCAGGACGAAAAAAGCAGCTATGCGCTCATGCAGGAAGCTAATGAAATCCGCCGGATTCTGCAGGGGATTAAATAA
- a CDS encoding QcrA and Rieske domain-containing protein, whose amino-acid sequence MERKEFLALLGSGAASVVFAACMGGCSKKEDDPSPNNPGTSNKKDFTLDLNAPANAALQTNGGHLVTNEVIVAKTSAGNYIAVASVCTHQGGQITFESPNNQFYCPVHGSKFALDGKVVNGPAATALKQYKTSLTGTMLRIFE is encoded by the coding sequence ATGGAAAGAAAAGAATTTCTGGCTTTATTAGGTTCGGGGGCCGCCTCGGTAGTTTTTGCGGCTTGCATGGGTGGCTGTTCTAAAAAAGAAGATGACCCTTCTCCCAATAACCCGGGCACCTCCAACAAAAAAGATTTTACTTTAGACTTAAATGCTCCGGCCAACGCTGCCCTGCAAACGAATGGTGGTCACTTGGTTACCAACGAAGTAATCGTAGCCAAAACGAGCGCGGGAAATTATATTGCTGTTGCTTCCGTTTGTACGCACCAAGGAGGGCAAATAACCTTTGAATCTCCGAATAACCAGTTCTATTGCCCGGTACACGGTTCCAAATTTGCCTTAGATGGTAAAGTAGTAAACGGGCCAGCCGCAACCGCACTCAAGCAGTATAAAACTTCTTTAACGGGCACTATGCTCCGGATTTTTGAGTAG
- the gyrA gene encoding DNA gyrase subunit A, whose translation MTEGERIIPINIEDEMRGAYIDYSMSVIVSRALPDVRDGLKPVHRRVLYGMSELGVTYNKAYKKSARIVGEVLGKYHPHGDSSVYDTMVRMAQDWSLRYPLVDGQGNFGSIDGDFPAAMRYTEARLKRIADELLGDLDKNTVDFIPNFDDSLKEPSVMPAKLPNLLVNGTSGIAVGMATNMAPHNLNEVVNGIIAYIDNHEITIAELMQHITAPDFPTGGTIYGYEGVRAAYETGRGRVIVRAKATFETTPSGKEQIVVSEIPYMVNKAAMIEKTAALINEKKIEGISDLRDESDRDGLRVVYDLKRDAMPNVVLNNLYKYTQLQSSFGVNNVALVNGRPLTLNLKELIRYFVEHRHEVVIRRTEFELGEARKRAHILEGLLIALDHLDEVINLIRSSRDPDVARVGLMERFQLSEIQARAILDMRLQRLTGLERDRLTKEYEEIKQLITRLEEILASEELRMQIIKDELTEIRDRYGDPRRTNVEMSSSDFSMEDMIPDESMVITISHEGYIKRTALTEYRSQSRGGVGSRGVAASKQDDFTEHLFIANTHNYMLLFTESGKVFWLKVYEIPEGSKTAKGRAIQNLINIEKEDKVRAVINVHDLKNPDYILNNFLIFCTEQGTIKKTPLEAYSRPRLNGINAITINEGDRLLDVRLTNGSNDIVLALKSGRAVRFNEDKVRSMGRNAAGVRGVTLANEADKVVGMVCLSDPNMNLLVVSEKGFGKRSPLEEYRITNRGGKGVKTLNITPKTGQLVAIHGVTDTDDLMIINRSGITIRLRVSDLRVIGRATQGVRLIKINEGDEISSVAKIEYEDKTEIVLNQSELPADESLNPDLTDPDLINEN comes from the coding sequence ATGACAGAAGGCGAAAGAATAATACCAATAAATATTGAAGATGAAATGCGGGGAGCCTACATCGACTACTCCATGTCGGTAATTGTTTCCCGGGCTTTACCCGATGTACGCGATGGCTTGAAACCGGTACATCGCCGCGTGTTATACGGCATGTCGGAATTAGGGGTAACGTATAATAAAGCTTATAAAAAATCCGCCAGGATTGTTGGCGAAGTATTAGGTAAATACCACCCGCACGGCGATTCTTCGGTGTACGATACCATGGTGCGGATGGCCCAGGATTGGTCCTTACGTTACCCTTTAGTAGATGGCCAAGGTAACTTTGGTTCCATCGACGGCGATTTCCCGGCAGCGATGCGGTATACAGAAGCTCGGTTAAAGCGGATTGCGGACGAACTTCTGGGGGACTTAGATAAAAACACCGTAGATTTTATTCCTAATTTTGACGATTCTTTAAAGGAGCCGAGCGTGATGCCGGCCAAATTACCCAATTTACTGGTAAACGGTACTTCCGGCATTGCGGTGGGTATGGCTACTAACATGGCTCCGCACAATTTAAACGAAGTAGTGAATGGCATTATCGCCTATATCGATAATCATGAAATTACTATTGCGGAGTTAATGCAGCACATTACCGCTCCCGATTTTCCTACGGGCGGTACAATTTACGGTTATGAAGGTGTTCGGGCCGCTTATGAAACCGGAAGAGGGCGCGTAATAGTACGGGCGAAAGCTACCTTCGAAACCACTCCCTCCGGGAAAGAACAAATTGTGGTTTCAGAGATTCCTTACATGGTAAATAAAGCGGCTATGATTGAAAAAACGGCCGCTTTAATTAACGAAAAGAAAATAGAAGGTATTTCGGACTTGCGCGATGAATCGGACCGCGATGGCTTACGCGTGGTTTACGACCTGAAACGCGATGCCATGCCCAATGTAGTTCTGAATAACCTCTATAAATACACGCAATTACAGTCTTCCTTTGGCGTAAATAATGTGGCTCTCGTTAACGGGCGTCCTCTAACGCTTAATCTGAAAGAATTAATTCGCTATTTTGTGGAACACCGCCACGAAGTAGTCATTCGCCGGACAGAGTTTGAATTAGGGGAAGCCAGAAAGCGGGCCCATATTCTGGAAGGCTTGCTTATTGCGCTCGACCATCTGGATGAGGTAATTAATTTGATTCGTTCGTCGCGCGACCCGGACGTGGCTCGCGTTGGTTTGATGGAACGTTTCCAATTATCTGAAATCCAAGCAAGAGCTATTCTGGATATGCGGTTGCAGCGATTAACCGGTCTGGAACGAGATAGACTTACGAAAGAGTACGAAGAAATTAAGCAGTTAATTACCCGTTTAGAAGAAATTCTGGCCAGCGAAGAACTGCGCATGCAAATAATCAAAGACGAATTAACTGAAATTCGGGATCGGTACGGAGATCCGCGCCGCACCAACGTGGAAATGTCATCGAGCGATTTCTCGATGGAAGATATGATTCCGGATGAGAGCATGGTAATTACCATTTCACACGAAGGTTACATTAAACGGACGGCTTTAACCGAATACCGTAGCCAGAGTCGGGGAGGAGTAGGTTCCCGGGGAGTAGCTGCTTCCAAGCAAGATGATTTTACGGAGCATTTATTTATTGCCAATACCCATAATTATATGTTGCTTTTCACCGAATCCGGTAAGGTATTCTGGTTGAAAGTTTATGAAATTCCGGAAGGTAGTAAAACTGCCAAAGGTCGTGCTATTCAAAACCTGATTAATATTGAAAAAGAAGATAAGGTACGCGCCGTAATTAACGTGCACGATTTAAAAAATCCGGATTATATACTCAACAATTTCCTGATTTTCTGTACGGAGCAAGGTACCATTAAAAAAACTCCTTTGGAAGCTTATTCCCGTCCTCGTTTAAACGGAATAAATGCGATTACCATTAACGAAGGCGACCGTTTATTAGATGTACGCTTAACCAATGGTTCTAACGATATTGTGCTGGCGCTTAAATCTGGTCGGGCGGTACGCTTTAACGAAGATAAAGTTCGTTCCATGGGCCGGAATGCGGCCGGAGTAAGAGGAGTAACCTTAGCCAACGAAGCAGACAAAGTAGTAGGAATGGTTTGTTTGAGCGATCCGAATATGAACTTGCTGGTAGTTTCGGAGAAAGGCTTTGGCAAACGCTCACCGCTGGAAGAATACCGGATTACCAACCGGGGTGGAAAAGGCGTTAAAACCCTGAATATTACCCCCAAAACCGGCCAATTAGTAGCAATTCACGGCGTAACCGACACCGATGATTTAATGATTATTAATCGCTCCGGTATTACCATCCGTTTGCGAGTAAGCGACTTGCGGGTTATTGGTCGGGCTACGCAAGGAGTTCGTTTAATTAAAATCAACGAAGGCGATGAAATTTCGTCGGTAGCCAAAATTGAATACGAAGATAAAACCGAAATCGTCTTAAATCAGTCGGAATTACCCGCCGATGAATCTCTCAACCCCGATCTGACGGATCCGGACTTAATCAACGAAAACTAA
- a CDS encoding tetratricopeptide repeat protein → MKKLLLTTVALVSMQLAMAQKSEVTNAILSLKNGTLDKAKTSIDKAVVHEKTANDPKAWFTKGEVYAAYIDNPIFGKQVPNAVEEAYQAYDKAIALDKDGEWGKQAAAKKDNLYAGAFNNAVNAYNDKRYDEAIKAYTMAQNIRPQDTTAYVYAAYAAEAKQDFPLAKENYKKLLAMNHKTPMVYNRLIYFAKEVDKNETETAALLADAVKQFPNNKDFMLEELNTYIKAGKGKEAISKVENAVKVDPTNANLYNVLGSLYDQTGEKEKARQSYESALKIDPANFDANFNMGVYYYNKGADTNNKLSKLSAANQQKSGAKYAADSKQSFNAAIPYFEAAHKANPNDASTMETLAKVYIQTGRTKDAEAMNKKMDAAKK, encoded by the coding sequence ATGAAAAAACTTTTGTTAACTACCGTTGCCCTGGTGAGTATGCAGTTGGCAATGGCCCAAAAATCTGAAGTTACTAATGCGATTCTGTCTTTGAAAAACGGGACCTTAGATAAAGCTAAAACTTCGATTGATAAAGCTGTTGTGCACGAGAAAACAGCGAACGACCCCAAAGCCTGGTTTACCAAAGGAGAAGTTTACGCCGCTTATATTGATAATCCTATTTTTGGCAAACAAGTACCTAATGCCGTAGAAGAAGCGTATCAGGCTTATGACAAAGCCATTGCTCTAGATAAAGACGGGGAGTGGGGCAAGCAGGCAGCAGCTAAAAAAGATAATTTATACGCCGGAGCTTTTAACAATGCGGTAAACGCCTATAACGATAAACGTTACGACGAAGCTATAAAAGCGTATACCATGGCGCAGAATATTCGTCCGCAAGATACCACGGCGTATGTTTATGCAGCCTACGCAGCAGAAGCTAAGCAAGATTTCCCGTTAGCCAAAGAAAATTACAAGAAGTTACTGGCCATGAACCACAAAACGCCGATGGTTTATAACCGCTTGATTTACTTTGCCAAAGAAGTAGATAAAAACGAGACGGAAACGGCCGCCTTATTGGCAGATGCGGTAAAGCAATTCCCTAATAATAAAGATTTTATGTTGGAAGAGCTAAATACTTACATTAAGGCGGGTAAAGGCAAAGAAGCTATTTCCAAAGTAGAAAATGCGGTTAAAGTAGATCCCACTAATGCTAATTTATATAACGTATTAGGTTCTCTTTACGATCAAACCGGTGAAAAAGAAAAAGCCCGCCAGAGTTATGAATCGGCTCTTAAAATTGATCCGGCTAACTTCGACGCTAACTTTAACATGGGCGTTTACTATTACAACAAAGGAGCCGATACCAACAACAAATTAAGTAAGTTGAGCGCCGCTAATCAGCAGAAATCCGGAGCTAAATATGCGGCCGATAGCAAGCAAAGCTTTAATGCGGCTATTCCTTACTTCGAAGCCGCGCATAAAGCGAATCCGAATGACGCCAGCACGATGGAAACCTTAGCGAAAGTGTATATTCAAACTGGTCGGACGAAAGATGCCGAAGCCATGAATAAGAAAATGGACGCGGCTAAAAAATAA
- a CDS encoding M13 family metallopeptidase, producing the protein MIKRTTNYFGIAIITLATLVNTSCNKSGKKEQPLSSGIIRENMDTTVAPGNNFTAYVNGAWLKKTMIPADKASYGVGQMLNDKAQEDVKAIIEGAAAGKFAEGTEEQKIGDFYEAYLNWKTRDSVGLKPLNEEFKKIESISNYQDLAKYFAYANKYGNTVPFSINVTEDFKNPKQYMLLTWQNGIGLPEREYYFLTDAKSKDIRNKYVAHIEKMLQLAGIPNGKEKAAQIMVLETRMAAQHMKKEDTRNTPALYNKFAVDKLNTLMPDFDWKTLLQEAGIKQDSIVVAQVAYTKALNDIIKSTPLDTWKTYLQWSLINSSASYLTSKLDAQNFEFYNKTLYGTEKQRPQWRRAVDVVNGSLGEMVGKVYVKKHFPPEAKERMLALVNNLLKAYESSIKELDWMSEETKKQALDKLSKFTPKIGYPDKWRDYSTLKVVKHDLYGNMMRATEFEYKRNVNKLGKPVDRGEWGMTPQTVNAYYNPPLNEIVFPAAILQPPFFDRNAEDAVNYGGIGAVIGHEIGHGFDDEGSTFDGNGVMRNWWTEKDQQEFKKRTSALVAQYNDFKVFKDLNVNGTFTLGENIGDLGGLSIALKAYNTSLNGQPAPVLDGYTGNQRVFIGWAQGWLNKAREEALRNQVTTDPHSPAKFRVNGVVRNIPEFYTAFNVKPTDSLYLAPDKRVKIW; encoded by the coding sequence ATGATAAAACGCACCACTAACTATTTCGGGATTGCCATTATAACCCTTGCCACTCTTGTTAATACGAGCTGTAATAAGTCCGGGAAAAAAGAGCAGCCGTTAAGCTCCGGTATTATCCGGGAAAATATGGATACAACGGTGGCTCCTGGTAATAATTTCACGGCCTATGTAAATGGGGCTTGGCTGAAGAAAACCATGATTCCGGCAGATAAAGCTTCGTATGGCGTTGGTCAGATGTTAAACGATAAAGCGCAGGAAGATGTAAAAGCCATCATTGAAGGCGCCGCCGCGGGTAAATTCGCGGAGGGCACGGAAGAGCAAAAAATTGGTGATTTCTACGAAGCTTATCTAAATTGGAAAACGCGGGATTCTGTAGGCTTAAAACCTTTAAACGAGGAATTCAAGAAAATTGAGTCGATTAGCAATTACCAAGATTTAGCTAAGTATTTTGCCTACGCGAATAAATATGGTAATACGGTGCCCTTCAGCATTAACGTTACCGAAGATTTTAAAAACCCAAAGCAATACATGCTTCTTACCTGGCAAAACGGGATAGGCTTGCCGGAACGCGAATATTACTTTTTAACGGATGCCAAATCAAAAGACATTCGCAATAAATACGTAGCACACATCGAAAAAATGCTACAGCTCGCTGGCATTCCGAACGGTAAAGAAAAAGCCGCGCAGATAATGGTCCTGGAAACACGGATGGCTGCTCAGCACATGAAGAAAGAAGATACCCGCAACACTCCGGCACTTTACAATAAATTTGCGGTAGATAAGCTAAACACCTTAATGCCGGATTTTGATTGGAAAACGTTGCTGCAAGAGGCGGGCATTAAGCAAGACAGTATTGTAGTGGCGCAGGTAGCCTATACGAAAGCTTTAAATGATATTATTAAATCGACCCCACTGGATACCTGGAAAACGTATTTGCAATGGAGTTTGATTAATAGCTCAGCTAGTTACTTAACTTCTAAACTGGATGCGCAAAATTTTGAATTTTATAATAAAACACTTTATGGTACCGAAAAGCAACGACCGCAATGGCGCCGGGCGGTAGATGTGGTAAACGGTAGCCTAGGTGAAATGGTAGGTAAAGTGTACGTTAAGAAACATTTCCCGCCGGAAGCCAAAGAACGCATGCTGGCACTCGTGAATAACTTACTAAAAGCCTACGAATCGAGTATAAAAGAGCTGGATTGGATGAGCGAAGAAACCAAAAAACAAGCCTTAGATAAATTAAGTAAATTTACTCCGAAGATTGGCTACCCCGATAAATGGCGGGATTATTCTACCTTAAAAGTAGTGAAACACGATTTGTACGGCAATATGATGCGGGCAACGGAGTTTGAATACAAGCGTAACGTAAATAAGTTGGGCAAACCAGTAGATCGGGGGGAGTGGGGCATGACCCCGCAAACGGTAAATGCTTATTATAATCCGCCACTAAACGAAATTGTTTTTCCGGCGGCTATTTTGCAACCACCCTTTTTTGATAGGAACGCGGAAGATGCCGTTAATTACGGCGGAATAGGTGCGGTTATCGGTCATGAAATTGGTCATGGTTTCGACGATGAAGGCAGTACTTTTGACGGAAACGGCGTTATGCGCAACTGGTGGACCGAAAAAGACCAGCAGGAGTTCAAGAAACGAACCAGCGCTCTGGTAGCCCAGTACAACGATTTTAAAGTTTTTAAAGATTTAAATGTAAACGGTACCTTTACGCTCGGCGAAAACATTGGCGATTTAGGTGGTTTAAGTATTGCTCTAAAAGCTTACAACACTAGTTTAAATGGCCAGCCGGCACCGGTATTAGATGGTTATACCGGCAATCAACGCGTATTCATTGGCTGGGCGCAAGGCTGGTTAAACAAAGCCCGGGAAGAAGCCCTCCGAAATCAAGTAACCACTGATCCGCACTCGCCGGCGAAATTCCGGGTAAATGGGGTAGTCCGGAATATTCCGGAATTTTATACCGCTTTTAACGTTAAACCAACCGATTCTTTGTATTTAGCGCCGGATAAAAGAGTAAAAATCTGGTGA